Part of the Zea mays cultivar B73 chromosome 4, Zm-B73-REFERENCE-NAM-5.0, whole genome shotgun sequence genome is shown below.
ccctaattggagtcATTCCGTTCTAAACAGCAACAAAACTGAGACAGAACGGCTCCGTTCTATTTGGCTTTTCAACCAAACACTACGGTCCTGTTTGGTTCATGCCTAACtacgccacactttgcctaaggttagtcgttcaaattgaagaactaaccttaggcagaaaagttaggcaaagtgtggcaagttagcaTGCCCTACCTAAGCTCCCGCTGCAGCCGTTTCGCCACGCGCGAAGACACGATTAGGTCAGTCAGATGCGCTGCGTTGCTGTCTTTTTGAGTGGCACGAAACAGGACAAGGCAACGGGCAACCCCACCGGAGCTTAGGACCATTGCCCCCGTCACCAGCGGAGCTTAGCTGttgctttgctttgctttgcttATTGACCGCCGGTTACCTACCACGTTACCGCTCCTTTTTTTCCCCGAACCAAACCCGGTGCACCACGACCACGACAGTGGCAGTAGCAGTACTACTCCCGGCTCCTGTAATAATCTTTGTTGGCTGCTCCGTCCTTTCCTTGGGCTTCCGTGGCCACTGGGGGCCCACGCCACACTAACCGAGTCCACCTCAGCATGGGCTGTGGGCTGTGTGGCCTGTGGCTGCGGCTCAAAAAGGCAGCTCCCAACGTCCGCGCATGACGCACACGCAGCCGCGTATCTATCTCTATCCCCCTTCCTCCGGCTCCCGGCTCCGGCCAATTAATATAGCACAAGACCGCGTATAAAGCAAGCCAGGATCATTAGGCAGCCCAGGCCAAGAAACGCGTCTGGGGGTTTTTGGCTCTTGATCGTAAGCCGCCGCCTGCCAGTGGTGCACACGGAAAAAGGAAGGGACAGGGACAGGGACAGGACTCGAGGAGGCCGAGGAGGAAACCGAGGCCAGAGGCTGGAGAGCAGCGAGCCGCGCAGAAGCTCTTCTGCACGCGCGCCCACCCATGGCGGTGAAGGCGAGGGTCTCGCCGACGGGCTTGCTCGCCGCCGCAACGTGGGCAGGCTTATTATCACTCGTGGCTGCCTCCGCCCTCGACGTGCCGACCGTGGCCTTCGACGAGCGCTTCTCGCCGCTCTTCGGCGACGGCAACCTCGTCCGCTCCCCCGACGACAGGAGCGTCCGCCTCCTGCTCGACCGCCGGTCCGGTACGTGTATAGATGTCCAAAAAGCACGTGGCCCGTTAGCACGGCACGAAGCACGTTATTTTAGCACGACACGAGCACGACACGGCACGAATTGAAACGGGCCCGGGCTCAGCCCGGCCCGAATAGCGTGCCGGGCCCGACAGATATTTGAGCCCGTCGGGCTGGCCCGAGCACGGCCCGGTATCTGCCAGGCCTTTTAACCGGCCCGTTTATTCTAATACCACTAAAACCTAAATCCTGATTTCTCCACCCACCCCAGCCGCCAGCCCACTCTCCCACTCTTCCTCTCGCTCCTGGTTCCCTCCTCCCTGCGGCCGGCACACTTCCTGCAGATCCCGCGCGAGTCCTGAGCTCCTGGCCGGCCACGGCGCATGCAGCCGCGCAGACCATAGCACAGGAGCGCCGTGCGGCCGCACCGCTCCCGTGTTCCGCTCTGGGCTCAGGTCGTCGGTGCTGGGCACAGCACCGTGCGATCTCGCGTCTCCGCTCCGGCTCTGCGCTCTTCGTCTCCGCTCCTCCATGGTGGGCTCGTCGCGGCCGGAGCTCAAGGCTCATGTCGTCGCGGCCAGCAGCGCGATGGCCAGCAGCGCGAAGCCCAGCAGCGCGGCCAGGAACGCCGAACGCGCACGCGAAGGCCAGCAGCGCGATGGCCGCCCTCGCCGCGACGACCGCCGTGCTCGGGCCGGCACGGGCTTCTCCGTGGGCCGTGCTTtccgggccagcccggcacggATGGGCCGGCTCAGTGCCGTGCTCGGCTGGTGTAGGCAGCCCGTCGGGCGGCACGGCCCGGCACGATTATCTGGCCGGGCTCAAACGGGCCGGGCTCAAACGGGCCGGGCTGGAACGGgctcgggctgggccgggccgtgccgcccgtttggacatctataggtACGTGGCTCCTTGCAGAGTTCCCGACCCGCACGCACGCACCTTTTTTTTTTCACAGCCGACATGAGTCTTCCATTCCACCCTCTGTTCTTTGCCGTCGATACGGTCTGCTGATAAGCAGGCTGCTTGCTCGCCCCGCCGCAGGTTCCGGGTTCGTTTCGTCGGACTACTACCTCCACGGCTTCTTCAGCGCGTCCATCAAGCTGCCCAGGGGCTACACGGCCGGCGTCGTCGTCGCCTTCTACGTGAGTGTTCCTTCTCAATCGATGCCGCAACGTTACTGGTAGCGTATCCGGTATGTATATCCCCCGCCGCCGCTCTTTCGAAACCGCGGCGAGCCATAGCGAGTCGAGGCCTCGAGGGTGCTACGCGCCCATGTCCTGCCTGCGCCGCACAGGCCACAGGCACAGCACGCTACAGCGCGGCCCACATGGGCTGCCTGGGCTCTGCAGCCCAGAAAAGGCTGCGACGCCTGGCCCCGGGAATAAATGTTCCCTCTTCAGTCATTCACGCCCCTCATGAGTGATGACTGATTAAGGTACAAACAAAAAAAATTAGTTAATGCTACCGAATTGATAGTAGCCCCCCCTGTTTGGTTAAATTTCTAGTACTATTCGCACGCCTCTGCGCCAGTGACTGCAGTGAATGGTGTCCAACCGCTCTGTAGTAGTTGTTGGAGCTTGCAACGTTCAGAGATTCCAACTAGCACATGATGACGTGCATAATGCTTGTGCAATCCTTTTGATCCTGCAGCTGTCTAATGTGTTGGAAAATAGAGTTTGTTTAAGTATGTTGCGTAAATATTGGTTTGTTTCCTGACGCACCTCTTCCTAATGCTAGAAGATAGGAATATAGTTTGTTGAGGTGATAACGCTTGTAACAGAATTGTTGTAATCTCCGGCTTCCTTTGCCTATATTAACATGCAAGCTCGGCAGAGAACATATGCCAGAGTTTAATCAAAAGGCTTCCGCTCCTCTGATTTCTTACATGGTAATCAGAGCCATCACCAAATAGGAATCCCACGATCCCATCTTCAAGCCCTTCAGTTATAGCTCTCATGGCTGGAGCATTATCATCTACTATCCCAAACCTCACCACCATGAATCTCCATCCTATTGTTGACAAGCTCGACAAAGAAAATCATCCAATCTGGCGCGCACAAGTTATGGCTACCATTCGTGGCGTGCGCCTTGAAGGGTTCTTAACAGGAAAGAAGACGAAGCCAGCAGAAGAAGTAGAAATCAAGGATGTTGATGGCAATCTCATTAAGACTGCAAATTCagaatatgaagactggatcgctGCAGATCAGCAGGTTCTCAGCTACTTGCTCGCATCTGTGTCCAAGGACATTCGGATGCAAGTGGCATCTAAGAGTTCCGCAGCAGAAGCATGGAGCACCATTGAAGTGCTCTTCACATCCCAGACTCGTGCGCGTGCTGTCAACACACGCCTTGCACTGGCAACCACAAAGAAGGGTGCAATGAAGGCCACCGAGTACATTGCCAAGATGCGTGCACTCGGTAATGAGATGGCTGCCGCTGGCCGTCCTTTAGAAGAAGAAGAATTGGTCGAGTACATACTAGCAGGACTTGACGAAGAATATGATTCGGTGGTGAACTCAGTTCTCGCCAAGACCGAGCCTACCACCGTAAGCGAACTAGTTGCCCAGATTTTTGCTTTTGAAACTCGTGTTAATCTACGCAGTTATGATTCTTCTGGATCATCGGTGAATGCTACAAGCCGTGGTCGTGGCCGTGCTGGACCATCACGTAGCGGCTTCAGTCGCGGACGTGGTGGTGGTCGGGCGTTCAACAGCTCGACACAAAGTGGTCGAGGGTCCTTCCACAATAATAACCCTCGGTCTAATGGTCATAGTGTCACCAATCGCCCACAATGCCAAGTCTGTGGCAAAATTGGACACACGGCCGATCGTTGCTGGCATAGATTCGACGAAAATTTCACTCCAGATCAGAAGCATGTTGCTGCAGCTGCCACAAACTCATACAATGTCGACACAAACTGGTATATGGACTCGGGAGCCACTGATCATATAACAGGAGAACTTGACAAATTGGCTGTTCGTGACAAGTACCATGGCGCGGAACAAGTTCACATGGCAAATGGAGCAGGTATGAAAATTAGTCACGTTGGAAAATCTATTATTCATACCCCTTCACGAAATCTTGAATTACGCAATGTCCTTCATGTCCCACATGCAACAAAGAATCTGATATCCACTCATCGATTTTCCTTAGATAATAATGTATTTTTTGAGATTCATCCTTGGTTCTTTCTTGTAAAGGATCGGGACACGAGGACCACTCTGCTTAAAGGAAATTGTCACCGAGGCCTGTACCCTTTGCCATCCTCTTGCCACAAGAAGCTTGCTCTTGGAGTCAATAAGCCATCCCTTGTCAGATGGCACGATCGTCTTGGTCATCCATCTTTTCAAGTCGTTGAAAGAGTCCTTAGAGATTATAATCTTCCACATCAAGTTGAGTCCAATAAAGAGTATGTTTGTGGTCCTTGCCAACAAGCAAAAAGCCACCAGCTTCCATATTCAAAGTCTAGTAGTGTGTCAAATCAACCTCTAGAACTTATTTTTTCTGATGTCTGGGGACCTGCTCCCGAATCTGTAGGCAGATACAAGTATTATGTCAGTTTTGTGGATGATTATAGCAAATTTACTTGGATCTATTTATTGAAATTCAAGTCGGAAGTTTTTAAAAAATTTCAAGAATTTCAGAATCTAGTTGAGCGCTTGTTCAATAGAAAAATTATTGCGGTTCAAAGTGATTGGGGAGGAGAATATGAGAAACTTAACCCTTTTTTCACTAAAATTGGCATCTCTCATCATGTCTCGTGTCCTCACGCTCATCAACAAAATGGGTCTGCTGAAAGAAAACATAGGCACATTGTTGAGGTTGGGCTATCTCTTTTAGCACGAGCATCCATGCCACTAAAATTTTGGGATGAAGCGTTTCTTGCTGCCACTTATCTCATAAATCGTACACCCAACAAAGTCCTTCAATACTCCACATCTCTAGAAAAAACTATTCTTGGTTAAACCAAAATTTTCCTCCTTGCGTATTTTTGGTTGCGCATGTTGGCCTAATCTTCGCCCTTTCAATTCCAGAAAACTTGAATTTCGATCCAAAGAGTGTATTTTCTTAGGGTATAGCAATATGCACAAAGGCTTCAAATGTCTTGAGGAAAATACAGGGCGCATCTATATTTCTAGAGATGTTGTTTTTGATGAGAATATCTTTCCCTTCTCTAAATTACATAAAAATGCAGGAGCTAAATTAAGATCTGAAATATTACTTTTACCGCCAGTCTTGCTTCCTAGCCATTTCGGGGGTACGAATATGGATTACGTGACTAATCTTTCTAAGAATCAAGATACTGCGACAAGCTGTTCTGTGCAGATTCCAGCAGAAAAAAGGAGCATGCAAGGTGCCCCTACAAGCAACGTGGGCAACTCTGCAGCATGGGAGCATTATCCACCACTACCAATACGTGTACCAGCATGCAGTACGCCACCAGCATGCAGCACGCCATCTGCTCCAATCTGTGCACCGTCTGACAGCTCTCCTGTAAATGTATGTGCACCGCCTGACAGCTCTCCTGTAAATGTATTATCTTCTGCAGATGGCACACCGCTGTTTTCTTCACCCACGCGTCCAGAGGATACGCCCAGCATTGCCAGCACAACGCCTGATCACGCTGGACCTTCTGCGACACA
Proteins encoded:
- the LOC103653943 gene encoding uncharacterized protein isoform X2, which produces MAGALSSTIPNLTTMNLHPIVDKLDKENHPIWRAQVMATIRGVRLEGFLTGKKTKPAEEVEIKDVDGNLIKTANSEYEDWIAADQQVLSYLLASVSKDIRMQVASKSSAAEAWSTIEVLFTSQTRARAVNTRLALATTKKGAMKATEYIAKMRALGNEMAAAGRPLEEEELVEYILAGLDEEYDSVVNSVLAKTEPTTVSELVAQIFAFETRVNLRSYDSSGSSVNATSRGRGRAGPSRSGFSRGRGGGRAFNSSTQSGRGSFHNNNPRSNGHSVTNRPQCQVCGKIGHTADRCWHRFDENFTPDQKHVAAAATNSYNVDTNWYMDSGATDHITGELDKLAVRDKYHGAEQVHMANGAGMKISHVGKSIIHTPSRNLELRNVLHVPHATKNLISTHRFSLDNNVFFEIHPWFFLVKDRDTRTTLLKGNCHRGLYPLPSSCHKKLALGVNKPSLVRWHDRLGHPSFQVVERVLRDYNLPHQVESNKEYVCGPCQQAKSHQLPYSKSSSVSNQPLELIFSDVWGPAPESVGRYKYYVSFVDDYSKFTWIYLLKFKSEVFKKFQEFQNLVERLFNRKIIAVQSDWGGEYEKLNPFFTKIGISHHVSCPHAHQQNGSAERKHRHIVEVGLSLLARASMPLKFWDEAFLAATYLINRTPNKVLQYSTSLEKTILG